Proteins from a genomic interval of Heteronotia binoei isolate CCM8104 ecotype False Entrance Well chromosome 5, APGP_CSIRO_Hbin_v1, whole genome shotgun sequence:
- the LOC132571420 gene encoding zinc finger and SCAN domain-containing protein 16-like, which produces MAATESWEVAAFDPEFQAAFAQAMGKPTRPELGIEDPGATQVGNAGLLLREVQPRPYEKSLQCWELEFQEFLEAEDCPWEDRLQGGLSPWENTEVFLASFQQVALACRWPRKEWVARLLPALDEEAEKAFHSLDDKDQGNFWKVKRAILQREAMNRERKRQQFRRFCYQEASGPREVFLQLQHLCHQWLKAEQQTKEQILEQLILEQFLNILPREMQTWVKERGPVTCNRAVALAEDFLRRLLAAERKEEQHLEEPDNDVPLDYSRPKVTQQHRNLLWSQKEINVDFSSSRRSYPNYNEVRRSRKRSLEREHPKQAERCPKPRGRPPKASPYPMKQERRRSERLRRPSPSPPLEKARKKIRGASLPPPKVRDRTTICPDCGKSCSGLSSFRRHHANHTGEKRYECCFCGRGFSWRSDLARHECVHTGKKPHECQFCGEGFDRKWQRERHELVHAKAGRKL; this is translated from the exons atggctgccacagagtcATGGGAGGTAGCTGCCTTTGACCCTGAGTTTCAAGCTGCCTTTGCACAAGCAATGGGAAAACCAACAAGGCCTGAGCTGGGCATAGAAGACCCTGGTGCCACACAAGTGGGAAACGCAGGATTGCTGCTGCGGGAGGTTCAACCAAGACCATATGAAAAGTCACTTCAGTGTTGGGAACTCGAGTTCCAGGAGTTTCTGGAGGCGGAAGACTGTCCCTGGGAAGACAGGTTGCAGGGTGGGCTGAGCCCATGGGAGAACACGGAGGTCTTCTTAGCGTCGTTCCAGCAGGTTGCCCTGGCTTGCCGTTGGCCCCGGAAAGAGTGGGTGGCTCGATTGTTGCCGGCCCTGGATGAGGAAGCTGAGAAGGCCTTCCATAGTCTGGATGACAAAGACCAAGGCAACTTCTGGAAGGTGAAGAGGGCCATTTTGCAAAGGGAGGCCATGAACCGGGAGCGGAAGCGGCAGCAGTTCCGACGGTTCTGCTACCAGGAGGCCAGCGGCCCCAGGGAGGTCTTCCTTCAGCTCCAGCACCTTTGCCATCAGTGGCTGAAAGCAGAGCAACAGACCAAGGAGCAGATCCTGGAGCAACTGATTCTGGAGCAGTTCCTCAACATCCTACCAAGGGAAATGCAGACCTGGGTCAAGGAGCGGGGCCCCGTAACCTGCAATCGGGCTGTGGCCCTGGCAGAAGATTTCTTGAGGAGGCTACTGGCAGCTGAGAGGAAAGAAGAGCAG CATCTTGAGGAGCCAGACAATGATGTCCCGTTGGATTATTCCAGGCCCAAAGTGACTCAGCAACATAGGAACCTGCTATGGTCCCAGAAGGAGATCAACGTGGACTTCAGTTCCTCAAGGAGGTCCTATCCAA ATTACAATGAAGTCAGAAGGAGCAGGAAGAGGAGTCTGGAGCGGGAACATCCAAAGCAAGCTGAACGTTGCCCAAAACCCCGGGGAAGACCCCCAAAGGCCTCTCCCTATCCGATGAAGCAGGAACGGCGTCGCTCAGAGAGGCTGCGAAGGCCCAGTCCCTCTCCCCCTCTGGAAAAGGCCCGCAAGAAAATCCGCGGGGCTTCGCTTCCTCCGCCAAAAGTCCGAGACAGGACGACGATCTGCCCAGACTGTGGGAAGAGCTGCTCTGGCCTCTCAAGCTTCCGGAGGCACCACGCCAATCACACGGGGGAGAAGCGCTACGAATGCTGCTTTTGCGGGCGGGGCTTCTCCTGGCGGTCTGACCTGGCTCGGCACGAGTGCGTCCACACGGGAAAGAAGCCGCACGAGTGCCAGTTCTGTGGGGAAGGGTTTGACCGCAAGTGGCAACGGGAGAGGCACGAGCTGGTGCATGCAAAGGCCGGAAGAAAGCTTTGA